The Pseudosulfitobacter pseudonitzschiae genome includes a region encoding these proteins:
- the dgcA gene encoding N-acetyl-D-Glu racemase DgcA, with protein MRIDVTRDVFQLAQVFTIARGSRTEAQVLTVRISDGDAVGVGECVPYARYGETLDSVTAQIEGLPADISRMALYDLLPAGAARNAVDCALWDIEAKRTGKRVWELAGLAKPGPEITAYTLSLDSPEAMQAQAAKNAFRPLLKIKLGTPDDMPRLEAVRAGAPDARIIVDANEGWSAEVYADLAPHLVRLGVQLVEQPLPAGEDEALTGMARPVPVCADESCHDRGSLPHLKGKYDVVNIKLDKTGGLTEALALRDAALAEGYRVMVGCMVGSSLAMAPATLVAQGAEVVDLDGPLLLAEDRDEPLIFDAAGVHPPSAKLWG; from the coding sequence ATGCGCATTGATGTAACGCGGGATGTGTTCCAGCTGGCACAGGTTTTTACAATTGCGCGGGGGTCGCGGACCGAAGCGCAGGTGCTGACCGTGCGGATCAGTGATGGCGATGCAGTTGGTGTGGGCGAATGTGTGCCCTATGCCCGGTATGGCGAAACGCTGGACAGCGTGACGGCCCAGATCGAAGGGCTGCCAGCGGATATTTCGCGGATGGCGCTCTATGATCTGTTGCCCGCAGGGGCGGCGCGCAACGCGGTCGATTGCGCGTTGTGGGATATCGAGGCAAAGCGTACGGGCAAACGGGTGTGGGAGCTGGCGGGGCTGGCAAAGCCGGGGCCGGAGATTACCGCCTATACCCTGTCGCTGGACAGCCCGGAGGCGATGCAGGCGCAGGCGGCAAAGAATGCCTTTCGACCGCTGCTGAAGATTAAGCTGGGCACGCCCGATGATATGCCCCGGCTCGAAGCCGTGCGGGCAGGCGCGCCCGATGCGCGGATCATCGTCGATGCCAACGAGGGCTGGTCCGCCGAAGTTTACGCCGATCTTGCCCCGCATTTGGTTCGGCTGGGTGTGCAATTGGTCGAACAGCCGCTGCCCGCAGGTGAAGATGAGGCCCTGACCGGCATGGCGCGGCCTGTGCCGGTGTGCGCCGATGAAAGCTGCCATGATCGCGGATCACTGCCGCATCTGAAGGGCAAATATGATGTGGTGAACATCAAGCTGGACAAGACCGGCGGGTTGACCGAGGCGCTGGCTCTGCGCGATGCGGCGCTGGCCGAAGGTTACCGCGTGATGGTCGGCTGCATGGTCGGGTCGTCGCTGGCGATGGCCCCTGCAACACTAGTGGCGCAGGGGGCCGAGGTTGTAGACCTTGACGGGCCGCTTCTGTTGGCCGAAGACCGCGATGAACCTTTGATTTTTGACGCCGCTGGGGTGCATCCCCCCAGTGCGAAACTATGGGGATGA
- the dgcN gene encoding N-acetyltransferase DgcN: protein MIKTPYLLFLGDAPDQLAAKVAQGIKDWRPDNAVGQFRMDGCGADVKLTDMTLQQGLEAGAKTLVIGVANRGGLISKAWKEVLIAALEAGYDLASGLHNLLEDEPELVAAAEKYGRELHDVRVPSVEYPIANGEKRTGKRVLAVGTDCSVGKMYTALALDEAMRAKGMKSTFRATGQTGILITGEGVPLDAVVADFMAGSIEYLSPDNEPDHWDVIEGQGSLFHVSYSGVTLALIHGGQPDALIVCHEPTRKHMRGLPSYTPPSIGQVSELALALAKVANADCKVVGISVNTQHMGEEEARAYLAELEAEYGMPAVDPFRHGAERLADALEAL from the coding sequence GATCAAGACACCCTATCTGCTGTTCCTCGGCGATGCACCCGACCAACTGGCCGCAAAAGTGGCACAAGGCATCAAGGACTGGCGGCCAGATAACGCGGTTGGGCAGTTTCGCATGGATGGCTGCGGTGCGGACGTGAAGCTGACGGACATGACTTTGCAGCAGGGTCTGGAAGCCGGTGCCAAAACGCTGGTCATTGGCGTGGCCAATCGCGGCGGCCTGATTTCGAAAGCATGGAAAGAAGTGCTGATCGCGGCGCTGGAAGCGGGCTATGATCTGGCCAGCGGCCTGCACAACCTGCTGGAGGACGAGCCTGAGTTGGTCGCTGCAGCCGAGAAATATGGCCGCGAACTGCACGACGTGCGGGTGCCATCGGTGGAATACCCCATCGCCAACGGTGAAAAGCGCACCGGTAAACGCGTGCTGGCCGTGGGCACCGACTGTTCGGTTGGCAAAATGTATACCGCACTTGCGCTGGACGAAGCGATGCGCGCCAAAGGCATGAAAAGCACCTTTCGCGCCACGGGCCAGACCGGCATCCTGATCACCGGCGAGGGCGTACCGTTGGACGCGGTTGTCGCCGACTTTATGGCCGGTTCGATCGAATATCTGTCGCCCGATAATGAGCCAGACCACTGGGACGTGATCGAAGGGCAGGGCAGCCTGTTTCACGTCAGCTATTCCGGCGTGACGCTGGCGCTGATCCACGGCGGCCAGCCCGACGCGCTGATCGTCTGCCACGAGCCGACACGCAAACATATGCGCGGACTGCCAAGCTATACGCCGCCCAGCATCGGTCAGGTCAGCGAACTGGCCTTGGCGCTGGCCAAGGTTGCGAACGCGGACTGCAAGGTTGTGGGCATTTCAGTGAACACGCAGCATATGGGCGAAGAAGAAGCGCGCGCCTATCTGGCCGAGCTTGAGGCAGAATACGGCATGCCCGCCGTCGATCCGTTCCGCCACGGGGCCGAGCGGCTGGCCGATGCGCTGGAAGCCTTGTAA